The Bradysia coprophila strain Holo2 unplaced genomic scaffold, BU_Bcop_v1 contig_193, whole genome shotgun sequence genome window below encodes:
- the LOC119075241 gene encoding diphthine--ammonia ligase: MRVVAMISGGKDSCYNMMQCVAEGHEIVGLANLHPKDLDELDSYMYQTVGHMGIEKLAEAMGLPLFRMETKGISTQTGKHYVPTDDDEVEDLYNLLKWTKEELNVEAVAVGAIFSDYQRIRVENVCMRLNLVPLAYLWRRDQTELLQEMIDCKVFAIIIKVASLGLLPDRHLGKSISDVQSHLIKMKDKYGLNVCGEGGEYETFTLNCPLFKQKIIIDEMQTVISSSDPVCPVGYINFTKLRLVPKDMANQMDVVVKTSLDYLSDLNESSYNDLSDPDPDLSESELEQIEMESRLKEAMTKDDLVTSRSNSLTQSATSPIKILQSKTKSCDDVRPLNSPMKIVYEQMDILNRPNYVFNNSGWMWISGVEGYGTTVEECTDDAMEKIRDLLLMHEYKLSNVCYTTLYIRNMAEYVSLNQAYSKTFNFPNPPTRVCVECPLPPNCEVIVEVVAFKAKTDMSELSNKRTTMHVQGISHWCPANIGPYSQSTKIGDITYISGQIALVPGSMKIIDGGIKSQCKLILRHINRISKAINAQGQLRDVVQGICFVTHPNYISEARRQWEKCTTNAIVDYIVCPQLPRQALVEWQVWAHAHNDNFDYEETGCSVGEYTVFSRRRWNYESNCAAIVCYVTTGLASSTTQLTDLHDDTINRHFRIAQRLSPENIDDILTYTVNKLIKGQPTKTEGDAIMVPTIPSIHLKIFYQVHAVSSVELLMQSIQEFREKSTKIVKFAFTLIPACSLQNFSTFLSISGVKHE; encoded by the exons ATGCGTGTAGTGGCTATGATAAGCGGTGGGAAGGACAGTTGCTATAATATGATGCAGTGTGTGGCAGAAGGTCATGAGATTGTCGGTTTGGCGAATTTACATCCGAAAGATCTAG ATGAGCTGGACAGTTACATGTACCAAACTGTCGGCCACATGGGCATCGAAAAATTGGCCGAAGCAATGGGGCTACCACTTTTTCGCATGGAAACCAAAGGTATTTCAACGCAGACCGGCAAACATTATGTGCCTACCGATGACGATGAAGTGGAAGATTtgtacaatttattgaaatggaCCAAAGAAGAGCTGAATGTGGAAGCGGTTGCCGTCGGAGCGATATTTTCGGACTATCAACGGATTCGCGTGGAGAATGT TTGCATGCGCTTAAACCTGGTACCTCTGGCATATTTGTGGCGACGAGATCAGACCGAACTGCTGCAGGAAATGATCGATTGTAAGGTGTTCGCCATAATAATCAAAGTGGCGTCGCTGGGTTTGTTGCCGGACCGACATCTTGGCAAGTCGATTTCGGATGTTCAATCCCATCTAATCAAAATGAAGGATAAGTACGGCCTGAATGTGTGCGGCGAAGGTGGCGAATACGAAACATTTACGTTGAACTGTCCGCTGTTCAAGCAGAAAATTATCAT TGACGAAATGCAAACCGTCATCAGTTCGTCGGATCCGGTATGTCCAGTGGGCTATATAAACTTCACCAAACTGCGCCTGGTTCCGAAGGATATGGCCAACCAAATGGATGTGGTGGTGAAAACATCGCTAGACTACTTAAGTGACCTAAACGAATCCAGTTACAATGACCTATCGGATCCCGATCCCGACCTAAGCGAATCGGAATTGGAGCAAATCGAAATGGAAAGTCGACTCAAAGAAGCGATGACCAAAGACGATCTGGTCACATCGCGCAGCAACAGCTTAACGCAGTCGGCCACATCACCAATCAAAATACTTCAATCGAAAACGAAGAGCTGTGACGATGTCCGGCCGTTGAATTCACCAATGAAAATCGTCTACGAACAGATGGACATACTGAACCGTCCCAATTATGTGTTCAACAACAGTGGCTGGATGTGGATATCGGGAGTGGAAGGGTACGGAACGACAGTTGAAGAATGCACCGACGATGCGATGGAAAAAATTAGAGATTTGCTGCTCATGCATGAATATAAGCTGAGTAATGTCTGCTATACGACGTTGTACATAAGAAATATGGCCGAGTACGTCAGTCTGAATCAAGCCTATTCCAAGACCTTTAACTTTCCGAATCCACCCACCCGAGTATGCGTCGAATGTCCGCTTCCGCCGAATTGTGAAGTAATCGTCGAGGTGGTCGCATTCAAAGCCAAAACTGATATGAGCGAATTAAGCAACAAACGGACCACGATGCACG TGCAAGGTATATCGCATTGGTGTCCAGCGAATATCGGCCCGTACAGTCAATCAACAAAGATCGGCGACATTACCTACATTTCCGGGCAGATCGCCCTTGTGCCGGGCAGCATGAAAATCATTGACGGCGGCATCAAATCTCAATGCAAACTGATACTGCGCCACATCAATCGCATTTCGAAAGCCATAAACGCTCAGGGTCAACTGCGCGATGTCGTCCAAGGCATCTGCTTCGTTACACATCCCAACTACATATCCGAAGCGAGACGTCAATGGGAGAAGTGCACGACAAATGCCATCGTCGATTACATTGTGTGTCCACAACTTCCGCGCCAAGCGCTGGTCGAGTGGCAGGTGTGGGCACATGCGCATAACGATAACTTCGACTATGAGGAAACTGGTTGCTCGGTCGGTGAGTACACAGTATTTAGTAGACGTCGCTGGAATTACGAAAGTAATTGTGCCGCCATTGTGTGCTATGTCACAACCGGACTAGCATCATCGACCACCCAATTGACTGACTTACACGACGACACAATCAATCGTCATTTTCGCATCGCTCAGCGACTGTCGCCCGAGAATATCGATGACATCCTAACGTACACCGTCAACAAATTGATTAAAGGACAACCGACCAAGACTGAGGGCGATGCTATTATGGTTCCTACGATACCGTCGATACATTTGAAGATTTTCTACCAGGTGCATGCCGTTTCGTCCGTGGAATTGCTGATGCAATCGATACAGGAATTTCGCGAAAAGTCCACGAAAATCGTCAAATTTGCATTCACTCTGATACCGGCCTGTAGTTTACAGAATTTTAGCACATTTTTATCGATATCCGGCGTAAAGCATGAGTAA